From Candidatus Poribacteria bacterium, one genomic window encodes:
- the mqnC gene encoding dehypoxanthine futalosine cyclase: MDATIQPILEKVLAGERLDFDDGLTLFKSHDLLSIGAAADTIRQRKHPKGYITYIVDRNINYTNWCYVDCDFCAFYRHKTDPDAYVMSKEELGNKIQETIDLGGVLILMQGGLHPKLKLDWYEDLLQWIKANYKIHIHGFSPPELDWFAKINRLSLKETLVRLRDAGLDSIPGGGAEILTDHARDEISPKKCTSDEWLEVMRQGHYVGLRSSATMMYGHVESYGERVEHLLRLRELQDETGGFTAFICWSLQPKHTRLEHIPPAGSFEYLKTLAISRLMLDNFDNFQSSWVTQGPKIGQMSLKFGANDMGGTMIEENVVSKAGTVYCMPIEEIERTISELGFVPKQRNFYYETIN; the protein is encoded by the coding sequence ATGGATGCAACCATTCAACCGATTTTGGAGAAGGTGTTAGCCGGTGAACGCCTGGATTTTGATGACGGGCTGACCCTTTTCAAAAGTCACGACCTCCTATCAATCGGAGCAGCAGCCGACACAATCCGACAACGGAAGCACCCAAAAGGATACATCACCTATATCGTTGATCGCAATATCAACTACACAAACTGGTGTTATGTCGACTGCGACTTTTGCGCCTTCTATCGCCACAAAACTGATCCCGATGCCTATGTGATGTCCAAGGAAGAGTTAGGAAATAAAATTCAAGAGACAATTGATCTCGGCGGCGTGCTCATCCTCATGCAAGGCGGATTACACCCCAAACTGAAACTTGACTGGTACGAAGACCTCCTTCAGTGGATTAAGGCAAATTACAAAATCCATATCCACGGCTTCTCCCCACCAGAACTGGATTGGTTCGCCAAAATCAACCGACTCTCCCTCAAAGAGACCTTGGTCCGTTTACGCGATGCAGGCTTAGATTCCATTCCCGGCGGCGGCGCGGAGATCCTGACCGACCACGCCCGCGATGAAATCAGTCCGAAAAAATGCACATCAGACGAATGGCTGGAAGTAATGCGGCAAGGGCACTATGTGGGACTCCGTTCAAGTGCAACGATGATGTACGGACATGTCGAGAGCTACGGCGAGCGCGTGGAGCATCTCCTCCGCCTGCGAGAACTGCAAGACGAAACGGGCGGCTTCACAGCCTTTATCTGTTGGTCGCTTCAGCCTAAGCACACGCGCCTTGAGCATATCCCACCCGCAGGCAGTTTTGAATACCTCAAGACACTCGCGATCTCCCGGCTAATGCTTGACAACTTTGACAATTTCCAATCGTCATGGGTCACCCAAGGACCGAAGATCGGTCAAATGTCGCTCAAGTTTGGGGCAAACGACATGGGCGGCACAATGATCGAGGAGAACGTCGTTAGCAAGGCGGGAACTGTTTACTGTATGCCCATCGAAGAAATCGAGCGCACGATCTCTGAGTTAGGGTTCGTTCCGAAGCAGCGGAACTTCTATTACGAAACCATCAACTAA
- a CDS encoding DUF169 domain-containing protein, giving the protein MAAQDWKLLAEQLDRELGLKHAPIAITFSDEAPQGVSAHKGEMPVPTPDGRSGKVPAGCVFWKDASDQTFTTVPEDHYNCSVGSVTHGLKTLEEVMDNADVGAIVEVGWVSPEEAMQLPFVNDRPNYITYGPLADTSIDPDVILLKVNGFQAMVIHDGFSDTVFVGKPQCHIIPISKEQGKLAISTGCMLSRVRTGMSPDEMTCTIPSERLEEVVEKLKARREANAAVAAYANEDMRRFA; this is encoded by the coding sequence ATGGCAGCCCAAGATTGGAAATTATTAGCTGAACAATTAGATAGAGAACTCGGCTTGAAGCACGCACCCATCGCCATCACATTTTCTGACGAAGCCCCGCAAGGCGTGTCAGCACATAAGGGTGAGATGCCAGTCCCCACGCCCGATGGTCGCAGCGGCAAAGTTCCAGCGGGATGCGTCTTTTGGAAGGATGCCAGCGATCAGACGTTTACGACAGTGCCAGAAGATCACTACAACTGTAGCGTTGGGAGTGTCACACACGGCTTGAAAACGCTGGAAGAGGTCATGGATAACGCAGATGTCGGTGCCATCGTAGAGGTGGGTTGGGTATCTCCCGAAGAGGCGATGCAGCTTCCATTTGTGAATGACCGTCCGAACTACATCACCTATGGACCCTTAGCGGATACCTCCATTGACCCCGATGTGATACTTTTGAAAGTAAATGGTTTCCAAGCCATGGTTATCCACGATGGGTTTAGTGATACGGTCTTTGTTGGCAAACCGCAGTGCCACATCATCCCAATCTCGAAAGAGCAGGGGAAACTGGCGATTAGTACGGGGTGTATGTTAAGCCGGGTGCGAACAGGGATGTCGCCGGATGAGATGACGTGTACAATTCCATCGGAACGGTTGGAGGAAGTTGTCGAAAAGCTGAAAGCGAGGCGAGAGGCGAATGCAGCGGTTGCGGCTTATGCCAATGAGGATATGCGCCGATTTGCCTGA
- a CDS encoding pyridine nucleotide-disulfide oxidoreductase has translation VAEGETKGFMKVVATRWKGKILGVHLVGPSAGEVIHEFVLAMSVGIPLRKLAGIIHVYPTFASIVWRVAGKWLAEGTLIQTLRGIFRKGN, from the coding sequence GTCGCCGAAGGAGAAACGAAAGGGTTCATGAAGGTTGTTGCGACCCGTTGGAAAGGCAAAATCTTAGGCGTCCATCTAGTCGGACCAAGTGCGGGAGAGGTTATCCACGAGTTTGTGTTGGCAATGAGTGTGGGCATTCCATTACGGAAGTTGGCGGGAATTATCCACGTTTATCCGACGTTTGCGAGCATCGTTTGGCGCGTTGCTGGAAAGTGGCTCGCCGAAGGCACCCTGATTCAAACGCTACGCGGAATATTCAGGAAAGGTAATTAG
- a CDS encoding DUF3857 domain-containing protein: MAIRHFETSVSLIAILLLLSGCSIFSRNQPGEKVIVDPLIERNKAWRKQVEAGNLALQDGDLTGALEAYQAALTIKPKTSQIQFQIAKLYFQHGAYEKARDAFAATVTLDPKNMDARNSLGYIYEQLNNYEAAAQVYENTLKVEPHNLYALNHLGLAYKQLGRVDDAERVLRKAVEVDPKSARPDSKNLRNYLALIYLEKGDIGEAIAEFRESIRLFPKDIWSRQNLASLYEAHGRYYEAQLQYHKILEIDPQNLLAPTRLQALAQLDRSVSVSIEVAPVDLIDVDIEAVIAAAPDAADYPDADAIILLNQFSHEVTPSGKSRYTTHQVVKILTERGVQNYDDIAIPHTPKAQYITVNIARTITPDGSVIEPPEEAFNDVTPPGLLAYNLYSDSMWRVISMPALKPGVCIEYQVTLEDAGAESVGSTSWFWGGYSFQSTDPTLQSAYALRVPKETDFKWKTIHCQLNPQILHEEETSTYLWTHGETPALKTEYNMPATNDIVPRLSYSSVESWDAVYNWYRETAKDRYTVDQAIEETVEELTADLLTEDDKIRAIYHFVASQIRYVGIELGQGAYQPTPADQVLRVRYGDCKDKTTLMISMLDLVGVEAFPVMLNPAPYQRINLEIPSLGQFSHLIAAIPRGDGYYIWLDPTADTCSYGDLPVRNRGRTGFILRNERGEFVDIPISTPESNQLIVDTEIVLTEDGTVQGTMRVDTLGQYNIEARLEYKQVPPSAWKDTLAVGLSKQFPGVRVDSVQISDLADLNVPVQLNIAFTAENYAEPIDNRLVFPLPSDEFSDYAEIFAAAERQHLLDLSYPMQMKKTIQIMLPEGWTATFPQDVRLENRFAR; this comes from the coding sequence GTGGCAATCCGACATTTCGAGACAAGTGTTTCTCTGATTGCGATCCTGTTATTGTTGAGCGGTTGCTCAATCTTCAGTCGAAATCAACCCGGCGAAAAGGTGATTGTCGATCCGCTGATCGAACGAAATAAGGCATGGCGCAAACAGGTCGAGGCGGGAAATCTGGCACTCCAAGATGGGGACTTGACGGGTGCCCTCGAAGCCTACCAAGCCGCACTGACGATTAAACCGAAGACTAGTCAGATCCAATTCCAAATTGCCAAGCTGTACTTCCAACACGGGGCATACGAAAAAGCGAGGGACGCCTTCGCCGCCACAGTAACGCTTGATCCCAAGAATATGGATGCGCGCAATTCTTTGGGCTACATCTATGAGCAACTGAACAACTATGAAGCTGCAGCGCAGGTTTACGAGAATACTCTGAAGGTTGAGCCGCATAACCTGTACGCACTTAACCATCTCGGTTTGGCTTACAAGCAACTGGGCAGGGTCGACGATGCCGAACGGGTTTTACGAAAGGCGGTGGAAGTTGATCCAAAATCTGCACGACCTGACAGCAAGAATCTGCGTAACTATCTCGCCTTGATTTACTTGGAAAAAGGGGACATCGGCGAAGCCATCGCCGAATTTAGGGAGTCAATTCGGCTTTTCCCAAAGGATATCTGGTCCCGCCAAAACCTTGCTTCTCTCTACGAAGCGCATGGACGTTACTACGAAGCGCAGCTCCAGTACCATAAAATTTTGGAGATCGATCCACAAAATCTGCTGGCTCCGACACGCCTCCAAGCACTTGCACAGTTAGACCGATCTGTCTCAGTATCTATTGAAGTTGCGCCTGTGGATCTAATTGACGTTGACATTGAAGCGGTGATCGCTGCGGCCCCTGATGCGGCAGATTATCCTGATGCTGACGCGATCATCCTACTCAACCAGTTTAGTCACGAAGTCACCCCATCGGGAAAATCCCGTTACACTACCCATCAGGTGGTCAAGATTCTGACGGAAAGAGGGGTGCAGAACTATGATGACATCGCTATCCCGCACACACCCAAGGCACAATATATCACTGTCAACATCGCGCGGACTATCACCCCTGATGGTTCCGTTATTGAGCCGCCGGAGGAAGCGTTCAATGATGTGACACCGCCGGGGCTGCTCGCCTACAACCTATATTCCGATTCGATGTGGCGAGTTATCTCAATGCCTGCCCTAAAACCGGGGGTGTGTATTGAGTATCAGGTTACGCTTGAAGACGCAGGAGCGGAGTCGGTTGGGAGCACCTCGTGGTTTTGGGGTGGCTACAGTTTTCAATCCACAGATCCGACCCTGCAATCCGCATATGCTTTACGTGTGCCCAAAGAGACGGACTTCAAGTGGAAGACGATCCATTGCCAGCTTAATCCCCAGATATTACACGAAGAGGAGACTAGCACATATCTCTGGACCCACGGCGAAACACCCGCGCTCAAGACGGAGTACAATATGCCGGCGACCAACGATATTGTGCCACGCTTGAGTTATTCGTCTGTGGAATCTTGGGATGCCGTTTACAATTGGTACAGGGAAACCGCAAAGGACCGATACACCGTTGATCAAGCGATTGAGGAAACCGTCGAGGAACTCACCGCAGATCTTCTCACGGAGGACGACAAAATTCGGGCGATATACCACTTTGTGGCATCGCAGATTCGCTACGTCGGGATTGAACTGGGGCAAGGTGCATATCAGCCCACACCCGCCGATCAGGTCCTCAGGGTCCGATACGGCGATTGCAAGGACAAAACTACCTTGATGATTTCGATGCTTGATCTGGTTGGTGTTGAGGCGTTTCCGGTGATGCTGAACCCCGCGCCGTATCAACGCATCAATCTTGAAATCCCCTCGCTCGGACAGTTTAGCCACTTGATTGCTGCGATTCCACGTGGTGACGGCTACTATATTTGGCTCGATCCAACCGCCGACACCTGCAGCTACGGCGATCTTCCTGTACGGAATAGGGGGCGCACAGGGTTTATCCTCCGAAACGAGCGGGGTGAGTTTGTTGATATTCCCATCTCTACACCAGAATCCAATCAGTTAATCGTTGACACGGAAATCGTGTTGACAGAGGATGGGACGGTTCAGGGGACCATGCGGGTTGATACCCTTGGGCAATACAATATCGAGGCGCGGTTAGAGTACAAGCAGGTGCCGCCAAGTGCGTGGAAGGATACCCTCGCTGTTGGACTTAGCAAACAATTTCCCGGCGTCCGAGTTGATTCGGTGCAAATTTCCGATTTGGCGGATCTCAACGTACCCGTGCAGCTCAACATTGCTTTTACCGCCGAGAATTACGCTGAGCCAATTGATAACCGCTTGGTGTTTCCGTTGCCGAGCGATGAGTTTTCAGACTATGCGGAGATTTTTGCAGCGGCTGAACGTCAACACCTACTGGATTTGAGTTACCCGATGCAGATGAAGAAAACAATCCAGATTATGCTGCCGGAGGGATGGACGGCGACCTTTCCGCAAGATGTTCGTCTGGAAAATCGCTTTGCTAGGG
- the dprA gene encoding DNA-processing protein DprA has translation MLSADTKSLIHLNLIPGIGNHTIRRLLAAFGSAEKSLAATSAELAQIDGLTPDVRQQLIDGRSRAPLAQELELIDQHQCHIVTINDDTYPPLLKQIDDPPVLLYITGDFPLQDTPSIAIVGSRSPTKYGKTTSQQLSYQLAERGITIVSGFARGIDTCVHRGALEASGRTVAVFGCGLSIIYPETNRALAAEIIESGALVSEFPMTMPPRGKNFPRRNRVISGLTLGTLVVEASERSGSLITARHAAEQGREVFAVPGQIFSGVSRGTHSLINQGATLINSVDDLLDALPQNYTQILGGKSLEPPSAKQPDKIARPQSVEKRSTPTSQPKTNLNLTPDEQTVLSAMGADSVHIDEITRVTQLPIGKVSSLLVMLELKGIVQQLPGKQFMKK, from the coding sequence TCTTATTCATCTCAACCTGATTCCGGGTATCGGAAATCATACCATCCGACGCCTGTTAGCGGCTTTTGGATCCGCGGAGAAATCGCTTGCTGCGACATCCGCGGAGTTAGCCCAGATCGATGGGTTGACTCCCGATGTTCGGCAACAGCTAATTGATGGTAGATCGCGCGCTCCTCTCGCGCAGGAACTTGAACTGATCGATCAGCATCAATGCCACATCGTCACTATCAACGACGACACCTACCCACCGCTCCTCAAGCAGATTGATGACCCACCCGTATTGCTTTATATCACCGGTGACTTTCCCTTACAGGACACACCGAGCATCGCAATCGTTGGATCGCGCAGCCCGACCAAATACGGCAAAACGACCAGCCAGCAGTTAAGCTATCAACTCGCAGAACGCGGTATAACTATCGTGAGCGGATTCGCCCGCGGCATTGATACCTGTGTGCATCGTGGTGCCCTTGAAGCGAGTGGGCGCACGGTCGCTGTGTTCGGATGTGGTTTGAGTATTATCTATCCGGAAACGAATCGGGCACTTGCAGCGGAAATCATCGAGTCCGGTGCATTGGTTTCCGAGTTTCCAATGACGATGCCGCCCCGTGGAAAAAACTTTCCCCGCCGCAATCGTGTGATTAGTGGTTTAACGTTAGGCACGCTTGTTGTTGAGGCGTCTGAGCGGAGCGGTTCGCTCATTACAGCACGTCACGCCGCCGAACAGGGACGTGAGGTGTTTGCCGTGCCGGGGCAGATCTTTTCCGGGGTGTCACGAGGCACCCATTCCCTCATCAATCAAGGTGCGACGTTGATTAATAGCGTTGATGACCTGCTTGATGCCCTACCCCAAAACTACACGCAGATCTTAGGTGGAAAATCGCTCGAACCACCTTCCGCAAAACAACCCGACAAAATTGCCCGCCCTCAATCGGTCGAAAAAAGATCGACCCCCACCTCTCAGCCAAAGACAAACCTCAATCTAACCCCCGATGAACAGACTGTGCTATCAGCGATGGGGGCTGATAGCGTCCATATTGATGAGATTACGCGGGTGACGCAGCTGCCGATCGGAAAAGTTTCCTCACTCCTGGTCATGCTTGAGTTGAAAGGGATTGTTCAGCAGCTGCCGGGGAAACAGTTTATGAAGAAGTAG
- a CDS encoding Ldh family oxidoreductase, which translates to MPLIPAARLRTISINIFTAIGLKPDKAQTITNLLIESNLAGHDSHGVLRLPQYVLSIQNKAIDPDVEIEMVGETPSSAIIDGHSGLGQFIATQAMEVAIAKAREHTISTVNVYNCNHIGRLADYVLMAAEAKMIGLLFLNGHGGDHGVAPWGGTDRRLSTNPFACALPTGKDSPMVIDLTTSIVAGGKIRAYRSRGEPLPKGWILDTDGGPSTDPNAYLEDPQGALLPFGDIAGHKGYGLSMMTDILAGAMCEAGCSRSSASGVGNAFFIIVIDIEKFIDLADFEAHVAQMIDFVKASPTAPGFDEISIPGERSARTRQQRLAEGIPLDDTTWERLVETAQSVGVPI; encoded by the coding sequence ATGCCACTGATTCCTGCCGCCCGACTCAGAACCATCAGCATCAATATCTTCACCGCCATAGGTCTCAAACCGGACAAAGCCCAAACGATCACGAATCTGCTCATCGAGTCCAATCTCGCCGGACACGATTCACACGGTGTCTTGCGCCTACCGCAGTATGTCCTGAGCATCCAGAATAAGGCAATTGATCCAGATGTGGAGATTGAAATGGTCGGCGAAACCCCCTCCAGCGCGATCATTGATGGGCATAGCGGATTGGGGCAATTCATCGCCACACAAGCGATGGAAGTCGCCATTGCGAAAGCGAGAGAACACACCATCAGCACAGTGAATGTCTACAATTGCAACCACATTGGGCGGCTTGCTGATTATGTGTTGATGGCAGCAGAAGCCAAGATGATTGGCTTGCTGTTTCTTAACGGACATGGCGGGGACCACGGCGTTGCACCGTGGGGCGGCACCGATCGGCGACTCAGCACGAATCCCTTTGCGTGTGCTCTCCCTACAGGGAAGGATAGTCCGATGGTCATCGATCTCACTACGAGCATCGTTGCCGGCGGGAAAATTCGCGCGTATCGCAGTCGCGGCGAGCCGTTGCCAAAAGGTTGGATCCTCGACACCGATGGGGGCCCAAGCACCGATCCCAACGCATACCTCGAAGACCCGCAAGGCGCGCTGCTCCCATTCGGGGACATCGCGGGACACAAAGGTTACGGGTTAAGTATGATGACAGATATTCTCGCTGGCGCGATGTGCGAAGCCGGCTGCAGCCGGTCATCGGCGTCCGGTGTCGGTAACGCTTTCTTTATCATCGTTATTGACATCGAGAAATTCATAGACCTTGCGGATTTTGAAGCGCACGTCGCACAGATGATAGATTTCGTCAAAGCCTCTCCAACTGCACCCGGTTTCGATGAAATTTCGATCCCCGGTGAACGTTCTGCCCGTACCCGCCAACAACGATTAGCAGAAGGCATCCCACTCGACGATACAACATGGGAACGTCTCGTCGAAACCGCGCAAAGCGTTGGAGTTCCCATCTAG